The following nucleotide sequence is from Agromyces sp. SYSU T00194.
GAGCTGTACCGCATGGGCGCGCTGCAGTCGCCCGACGACGTCGGCCAGGCGATGGACCGCATCGAGAAGGAGGCGATCCGCATGGGCGGGCTGGTCGAGGACCTGCTCGAGCTGGCGCGCCTCGACGAGACCAAGCCGCTGGCGCTCGCGCGGGTCGACCTGCTGCCGCTCGCGCGCGACGCCGCGCTCGACGCGATGGCGATCTCGCAGGGCCGAACGGTGTCGGTGCTCGCGCGCGGCATCGACGGCGACGAGACGACGGATGCCACGAGCCTGCCGTCCCGCCAGCAGGGCGACGCCGCCTCGCGGCCGGCCACCGGCTCCGGGCCGATCGCGTTCGCCGGCGCGACGCTCGCGCGCCTGCGCCGCCGCCCGCGGCGCGGGGTGACGCCCGACGCGGCATCCGTCGCCGAGCCGGAGCCGCTGTTCGACCTCGAGGGCGCCGACGCGGACCTGTCGGACGACCTGCCCGAGGCCGTGCCGGCGATCGTCATGGCCGAGGAGAACAAGCTCCGCCAGGTCATCACGAACCTCATGGCGAACGCGATGCGCTTCACCCCCGACGACAGCCCGATCGAGATCGTCGTGTCGACCGACCGCGCGAGCGAGTCGGCGACCATCGAGATCGTCGACCACGGCGAGGGCATCCCGCCGCAGATCCGGGAGAAGATCTTCCAGCGCTTCTGGCGCGCCGACACGTCGCGCACGCGCGAGACCGGCGGCTCGGGCCTCGGGCTGGCGATCGTCGCGTCGATCGTCGCCGCGCACAACGGCGCGGTCGGCGTGGTCGAGACGCCCGGCGGCGGTGCGACCTTCCGCGTCACCCTGCCGCTGGCCGACTCGGCGCGCGCGCCCCGGTCGCTCGCCGCGGGCGACACCCCGGCCTGACCCGCGCCGTCGCGCCGCGTCGCCCGGGTGGGTGACGCGTCTCAGGAACCCCGCTCCCCGGGTGCGGGTGTCCCTTTTCAGGAACCCGGCTGCGGCGGGTACGGATTCGTGCTCGTCATCGACCGAGGATGCACGGTTCTTGCGTCCCCGCCTCCCGGGCGGCGAGTTTCACCGCGCCGACTGCCAGGGCTCCTGAGAAGTGACCACCCTGCGGGAGCGATCGCGCACCGGGGCGACGCAGCGGGCGCGCGTGCGTCCTCCACAAGGGGGGACGGGGCGACGTTCGGATGCGACGCCGAGACGGGTGCGTCCGCGCAGGCCGGGCGAACCTACGGTCGGATGCACCGAGCGAGAGGATGCCCCATGACCACGTTCCACGTCGACAGCGACCAGGTGCTGACCACCGCGTCCGCGGCGCAGGCCACGATCGAGCGGCTGATGGCCGACACCGCCGGGCTGAACGCCCAGCTGACCGGGCTGCAGGGCGCCTGGTCGGGCCAGGCGTCGCTGGCGTTCCAATCGGCGGTCGCCGAGTGGCGCGCCGTGCAGCAGTCCGTCGAGCAGACGCTCGCGGGCGTGCAGCAGGCGCTCGGCGCCGCAGGCGCGCGCTACGCCGAGGTCGAGCAGGCGAACGCGGCGCTGTTCGTGCGCTGAGCCGAGGGCCGCGGTCAGGCGCGCTCGGCGAGCGCCGTGCTCGCCCGCGCGGCGGCTCCGGCGATGGCAGCGGCATCGGTGGTGACGAGCTCGCCGTCGGCGACGACCGTGCGGCCACCGACCACGAGCCGCGCGAGCGGCGGCAGCGCCGCGAGGCCGAGCGCCGCGACCGGGTCGGCGATGCCGGCGTGCTCGACGCCGTCGATGCGCCAGAGGGCGAGGTCGGCGAGCTTGCCGGGCTCGATCGAGCCGAGCTCGTCCTGCCGGCCGAGCACGCGCGCCCCGCCGATCGTGGCGAGGCGCAGCGCCGTGCGCACGTCCATCGCGCCGGCGCCGTCGCGCAGGCGCGCGAGCAGCACCGCCTGGCGGATCTCGTCGCCCAGCCGGCCCGACTCGTTCGACGCCGCGCCGTCGACGCCGAGCCCGACCGGGGCGCCCGCGTTCACGAGCGCGCGCACCGGCGCGATGCCCGCCGCGAGCCGCGCGTTCGACGACGGGCAGTGCGCGACCCCGGTGCCGGTCTCGGCGAAGCGGCGCACGTCGGCGTCGTCGAGGTGCACGCAGTGCGCCATCCAGACGTCGTCGCCCAGCCAGCCGAGCGACTCGAGGTAGCCGGCGGGCGAGGTGCCGAACCGCTCGCGGCAGAACGCCTCCTCCTCGACCGTCTCGGCGCCGTGGGTGTGCAGGCGCACGCCGAGGTCGCGCGCGAGCGCGGCCGACTCCCGCAGCAGGTCGGCGGTCACCGAGAACGGCGAGCACGGCGCCGCAGCGACGCGCACCATCGAGGAGAATCCCGGGTCGTGGTACGCCTCGACCGCCCCGCGGGTCGCCGCCAGGGCGGCATCCGTCGTCTCCACCGCGAAGTCGGGCGGCAGTCCGCCGGCGCTCCGTCCGAGGTCCATCGACCCGCGCGTCGCGTGCAGGCGGATGCCCACCTCCGACGCGGCCTCCACGATCGCGCCGACCAGGTCGCCCGCGCCCGCCGGGAACACGTAGTGGTGGTCGGCGAGCGTCGTGCAGCCCGAGCGGGCGGCCACGGCGAGCGCGCCCGCGGCCCCCGCGCGCACGAGGTCGGCGTCGATGCGCGACCACATCGGGTACAGCGCGACGAGCCAGTCGAACAGGATGTCGTCCTGCGCGAGCCCGCGCGTGAGCCACTGGTACAGGTGGTGGTGCGTGTTCACGAGCCCCGGCGTGAGCAGGTGCCCGCGCCCGTCGACGCGCTCATGGGCGGATGCCGCGAGCTCGCCGGGCACCGGCCCGGCGCCGACCGCGGTGATGCGGTCGCCGTCGACGACGACCCAGCCGTCGGCGTGCTCGGTGCCGGCGGCGTCGACGGTCGCCACGTGGCATCCGTCGATCACGACCCGGCGAGCGCCCGCCGCCGGAGCCGCGCCCGGAGCCGCAGCCGCCATCAGACGAGCCCGGTGTAGTGGTCCCAGGCCGGGCCGGCGTCGGGTGCGTCGTCGCGCGTGACGGTCGCCTGGATCAGGCCGTACGGCCGGTCGTCGGCGTGGAAGACCTCGTTGTCGTTGGCGATGCCGAACGGCGCGAGGTCGTAGAGGAAGTGGTGCTTGTTCGGCGCCGACATGCGGATCTCGACGATCTCTGGGTACGCCTCGAGCACGGCGCTGCCCATCGCGTAGAGGGTCTGCTGCAGGGCGAGCGAGTGCACGTTCGCGAAGCGCTCGATCATCACGGCCTTCACGCCGTCGTACACCGCGTTCCAGTCGACCTCGGTGGTGCCGAACCGCCAGGTCGCGACCAGCGAGGTCGCCATGATGCGGTCGTTCGTCGGCTGCAGCACCGTGTACTCGTCCTCGAGGAAGCCGTGGAACTCCGAACCGGTCGACTTCAGGATCACGAGGTCCTTGAAGCCGCCGGTCACCCAGGTCTGCTGCGCGTCGCCCGAGCCCGCGACGGTGACCGACGCGAGGCGCACCTCCGAGCCGTTGCGCGTCCAGGTGTGGTCGTGCGGGGCGCCGTCGGCGACGACGCGGTCCCACGCGAACTCCTCGATCTCGATGCGGGCGGATGCCACCGGTGCGACGTCGTCCACGAAGTGCCGCGCGAGCACGAGGCCGTACGCCTCGAGCTCGGCGAGGCCGTGGAGCTTGGCGTACGCGTACGCGGTCTGCTTCTGCGTGTCGGTGGGCAGCACGTTGCCCTGGTCGCCCTCGAGGTGGGCCGCGGCGAAGTCGCCGCGCAACGCGGTCGACACGTTCACGTCGCGGATCTCGTGGCGCGGACTGTCGCGCACGATCCGCACGATGCGGTTCTCCGCCTTGCCGTACCGGTCGTCGCCGAGGATGATCGCCATGTCGTGCTCCCTGCTTCCTGAATTGCCTGTCGAGTTCCTGAATTGCGTGGGTCGGTTGCTGATTGCGTGCGTCGGTTCCTGAGTTGCGCGGGTCGCGTTCCCGAGGTGCGCGGCGTGTTGCCGAGGAGGCTCACGTGGTCGCTGCGAGCCGCCAGACGCGGTCGCGCGAGAACGGCAGCTCGTGGGGCCTCGCGCCGATCGCCCGGCGGATCGCATTGCCCATCGCCGCCGCGACCGGGTTGTACGGGCTCTCGCTCATCGACTTCGCGCCGAACGGCCCGAGGTCGTCGCTCGTCGAGGCGAAGTACACCTCGGTGTCGGGCACGTCGGCCATCTGCGGTACGCGGTAGAGGCGGAAGACCGGCGTGGTGACGCGCCCCTCGTCGAGCATGACCTCCTCGTAGAGCGCCCCGCCGATCGCCTGGGCGACGCCGCCCTCGACCTGGCCGCGGCACTGCTCGGGGTTCATGACGGTGCCCGCGTCGGCCGCCTGGATCGACTGCAGGATGCGGACGGTGCCGGTGCGCACGTCGACCGCGACCCGGAACGCGTGCACGTTGTAGGCGAGCGAACGTCGTTCGCCGTACTCGGCGCCGCGCGCGAACGCACCCTCCGGCGAGCGGTGGTCGGCGGGCACGGCGGCGACGAGCTCGGCGAAGCCGACGCGGCGTCCCCCGGCGAGCGCCCCATCGCGGTCGAGCACGACCGCATCCGGCGCGCACCCCGCGATGCCCGCCGCCGCGACGGCCAGCACCTCGCGCAGCGCGAGCGCGGCGGCGTGCACCGCCTTGCCGGCCACGGTCGTGCCGGCCGACGCGAACGCGCCGGTGTCGTGGCTCGTGGCATCCGTGTCGGCCTGGTGGATCGCGATGCGGTCCGTGCCCGTGCCGAGGTCGGTCGCGACGATCTGCGCGTGCACGGTCGTGGTGCCGTTGCCGAACTCGCTGGTGCCGACGCCGAGGAGGTAGGTGCCGTCGGGGCGGAGCGTGACGGTCGTCTCCGCGATGTGCCCGCGCGGGGCCATGGTCGCGATCATCGCGGCGGCCATGCCCTCGCCGACGCGCCACTCGGGCCCCTCGGGTGCGGCGACGCCGTTGCCGCGCCGCAGCGCCTGCTCGGCGAGGTCGAGGCACTGGTCGATGCCGTAGCTGCCGTGCTGCAATTCGGCCTCGGGCTCGTCGTGCCAGGCGAAGGGCGGTTCGCCGTCGCGGATGACGTTGCGGCGGCGCAGCTCGAACGGGTCGATGCCGAGTTCGAGCGCCAGTTCGTCGAGCGCCGACTCGACGCCGAAGATCACCTGCCCGAGCCCGTATCCGCGGAACGCGCCCGACGGCGGGTTGTTCGTGTAGACCGCCTCGGCGTCGACGCGCTTGACCGGGCTGCGGTAGAGCGAGATCGACTCGGAGCAGGCGTGGAACAGCACGCCGCGGGAATGGTTGCCGTAGGCGCCGGTGTCGCTCAGCACGTCGACGTGCATGGCGGTGAGCAGGCCCTCGCGGCTCGCGCCGAGCCGCACCGAAACGCGCATGGGGTGCCGCAGCGTCGTGCGCGTGAACTCCTCGGTGCGGGTGAGCTCCCAGCCGACCGGCCGCCCCAGCTCGAGCGCGGCGACCGCGACGAGGTCCTCGGTGAGCAGCTCCTGCTTGCCGCCGAATCCGCCGCCCACGCGGGCGGCGTGCACGCGCACGCGCTCCGCCGGCAGGTCGAGAATGCGTGCGAGTTCGGCGCGCACGAGGAACGGCACCTGCGTGCTGGAGCGCACCACGAGCCGGCCGTCGTCGTCGATCCAGGCGATGCTGCCGTGGGTCTCGAGCTGCGCGTGGCTCTGGCGCTGCGTCCGCCAGGTGCCCGAGACGGTGACCTCGGATGCCGCGAGCGCCGCCTCGACGTCGCCGCCGAAGCCCGCGTGCAGCGCCGCGATCACGTTGCGGTCGGCCTCGTCGACGCGGTCGTCGGGCGTGCGGCCGGGGTGGATCACCGGCGCGCCCGGTTCGCGTGCCGCATCCGGGTCGAAGACGGCGGGGAGTTCCTCGTACTCCACCTCGATCGCGCGGCACGCCTCCTCGGCCGCGGCGGCGGTCGTGGCGACGACTGCCGCGACCCGCTGGCCGACGAACCGCACGACGTCGTCGAGCATGCGGGTGTCGTCGGGGTCGTCGGTGCGGTGCTGGTGGCGTCCGGTCGAGAACCGCGTGCCGGGTACGTCCTCGTGGGTGAGCACGAGCTCGACGCCCTCGATCGCGCGGGCGGCCGCGGTGTCGATCGAGACGATGCGCGCGTGGGCGTGCGGCGACCCGAGCACGCGCAGGTGCAGCATGCCGGGCACCGCGGCGTCGAACGTGAACGGCTCGGTGCCGGTGACCACGCGCCGGGCGGCCGGCGGGTGCGCCGACGTGCCGACCGCACCGGTCGAGCCCAGGTTGCGCGCACCGCCGCGCGCGCCCGCCGCGACGCCCGCGTGGATCGACTCGCGGATGCTCCGGTACCCCGTGCACCGGCAGAGGCTCCCCTTCATGCGACGGGGCAGGTCGTCGAGATCGTCCTCCCCGAGCGTCGAGGCGGTGACGATCATGCCGGCCGTGCAGAAGCCGCACTGGAAGCCGAAGTGCTCGACGAACGCCTCCTGCATGGGGTGCAGCGCGTCGGGCGTCCCGAGCCCGGCGACCGTGGTGACCTCGGCCCCCTCGGCCCGGTGCGCCGGCGTGATGCAGGAGTGCACGGGCACGCCGTCGACGAGCACCGCGCAGGCGCCGCAGTCGCCCGCGTCGCAGCCCTTCTTCACCTCGACGTGCGCGTGCTCGCGCAGGTAGGTGCGCAGGGACTGCCCCGCCCGGGGCTCGCCGTCCTCCGGGTGGCCGTTCACGATGGTCCTCATGCGGCCAGCTCCTCGCGCACGTCCTCCAGCAGGGCGACGCTCACGGCGCGACGCCAGTCCGCCGTGCCCAGCGGGTCGGTGTAGTACCCGGGTGCGTCCTCGACCGCGCGGCGCAGCGTGGTCGCGTCCGGGATGCGATCGAAGCGCAGCACCGTCGGGCGCTCGGTGGCGGCGGTGATCGCGAAGGTCGCACGGCCGTCGTCGTCGACGCGGCCGGTGAGCACGGCGCCCGAGCGTCCCAGCTCGGCGAGCGCGATCTTGCGGAACGCCGTGCGGGCGGCCAGCGCGTGCGCGGGCAGGTCGATCGCACGCAGCACCTCGCCCGCGCCGAGGTCGTTCGTGCCGTTGCCGGTCACGAGGTCGGCGACCGGCCGCCGCAGTTCGCCGCCGTCGGGCGCCCAGACCACGGCCTCGCCGTCGAGCGTGACCGCGAGCGACACCATGCCGGCCGCGGCGAACGACCGGCAGACGTTGCCGCCGACGGTCGCGGCGTTCCAGATCTTGAACGACGCCAGCAGCGCCGACGCGCACTGGAACACGAGCGGATGCGACGGGTACGGCGCCCATGCGGGGTGCGCGACGAGCTCGGCGATGGTGCACGTCGCGCCGATCCGCAACCCGCCGTCGACCTCCTCGAGCGGCGCCCAGCCCATCGTCGTGAGGTCGACGAGCCCGGTGGTGCCCACCTGCGGCTCGGAGTACAGCCAGGTGCCGCCGGCGACGAACCGCTCACCCGGCGCGAGCGCGAGGTCGTCGCGGGTGGTGGCGCGGCGGTAGGCGCGCACGGTCTCGAGGTCCATCGGCGCCGCCTCAGTGCGCGGGACGGCCGGCGTGCACGACCGTCGAGGGCGTCGGTGCGGGGGCATCGTCGCCCTCGCGGGTGGTGCAGTGGATCGGGCCGCGCACGTCGCGCAGCGGCAGCCCCGAGGCGCCGGTACGTGCGGCGACGACCTCGGCGAGGATCGACACGGCGGTCTCGGCGGGCGTCGCCGCCCCGAGGTCGAGGCCGATCGGCGAGTGCAGGCGGGCGAGCGCGGCGTCGTCGACGCCCGCCTCGCGCAGCAGCCGCAGCCGCTCGTCGTGGGTGCGGCGCGAGCCGAGCGCACCGACGAACGCGATCGGGAGCCGCAGCGCTGCGGCGAGCACGGGCACGTCGGTGCGCGCGTCGTGCCCGAGCACGCACACGACGGTGCGCGGGTCCGTCGCGGTCGCCGCGAGGTGCTCGACGGGCCGCGCGACGACGACCTCGTCGGCGTGCGGGAACCGCTCGGGCGCGGCGAAGACGGGTCGCGGATCGCAGACGGTCACGCGGTAGCCGAGCGGGCGCGCGGCGGCGGCGAGCGCGTCGCCGAATGCGACGGCGCCGTAGACGAGCAGTCGGGGCGGGGCGAGGCGGCTCTCGACGAACAGCCGCAGCACGGCCTCGTCGCACTCGACCTCGACGGGCCCGGTGCGGCCGGTCGCGACCGTCCGGTCGACCTCGGCGCGCAGGCGCTCGGCGCGGAGCGAGCGGATGCCGGCGGCGACCAGGTCCGCATCGGTGATCGCCGCGGCCGGCACGCCCGCCGGGAGCACGCGGCCGATGAGCGGCGGCGGCCCCGCGACCACGACGGCGACGCCCGCGTCGGAGCCCGCCAGCGCGGCGTGGAACGGCCCCGCCGCGGCATCCGCCCCCGAGT
It contains:
- a CDS encoding sensor histidine kinase — protein: MHQTLTDRWSRVSLRSKITGVTVLMLTLGLLVSGVGTMTMLGGWVEDQQDKKLEAIARGDLEKYFVGGDAGTTLEGEDLRLDTTDDVFIAVYDGEGAFVAHNWLLHDRDSWPEIPSELTLTDVALLNSGSGYTVRTLNDVNGDPNFHAIALVATADQHGNFAPVLVAVSMTESRNLLAAYLTIFLGFGIGVVLVGALLTRMLVTTTFAPLREVEHTAAAIADGDFSQRLGGATPNTEVGRLNRSLNTMLNRIDRAFRDRARTIDQMRRFVGDASHELRTPLVSVRGYAELYRMGALQSPDDVGQAMDRIEKEAIRMGGLVEDLLELARLDETKPLALARVDLLPLARDAALDAMAISQGRTVSVLARGIDGDETTDATSLPSRQQGDAASRPATGSGPIAFAGATLARLRRRPRRGVTPDAASVAEPEPLFDLEGADADLSDDLPEAVPAIVMAEENKLRQVITNLMANAMRFTPDDSPIEIVVSTDRASESATIEIVDHGEGIPPQIREKIFQRFWRADTSRTRETGGSGLGLAIVASIVAAHNGAVGVVETPGGGATFRVTLPLADSARAPRSLAAGDTPA
- a CDS encoding WXG100 family type VII secretion target → MTTFHVDSDQVLTTASAAQATIERLMADTAGLNAQLTGLQGAWSGQASLAFQSAVAEWRAVQQSVEQTLAGVQQALGAAGARYAEVEQANAALFVR
- a CDS encoding 8-oxoguanine deaminase; amino-acid sequence: MAAAAPGAAPAAGARRVVIDGCHVATVDAAGTEHADGWVVVDGDRITAVGAGPVPGELAASAHERVDGRGHLLTPGLVNTHHHLYQWLTRGLAQDDILFDWLVALYPMWSRIDADLVRAGAAGALAVAARSGCTTLADHHYVFPAGAGDLVGAIVEAASEVGIRLHATRGSMDLGRSAGGLPPDFAVETTDAALAATRGAVEAYHDPGFSSMVRVAAAPCSPFSVTADLLRESAALARDLGVRLHTHGAETVEEEAFCRERFGTSPAGYLESLGWLGDDVWMAHCVHLDDADVRRFAETGTGVAHCPSSNARLAAGIAPVRALVNAGAPVGLGVDGAASNESGRLGDEIRQAVLLARLRDGAGAMDVRTALRLATIGGARVLGRQDELGSIEPGKLADLALWRIDGVEHAGIADPVAALGLAALPPLARLVVGGRTVVADGELVTTDAAAIAGAAARASTALAERA
- the pucL gene encoding factor-independent urate hydroxylase, with protein sequence MAIILGDDRYGKAENRIVRIVRDSPRHEIRDVNVSTALRGDFAAAHLEGDQGNVLPTDTQKQTAYAYAKLHGLAELEAYGLVLARHFVDDVAPVASARIEIEEFAWDRVVADGAPHDHTWTRNGSEVRLASVTVAGSGDAQQTWVTGGFKDLVILKSTGSEFHGFLEDEYTVLQPTNDRIMATSLVATWRFGTTEVDWNAVYDGVKAVMIERFANVHSLALQQTLYAMGSAVLEAYPEIVEIRMSAPNKHHFLYDLAPFGIANDNEVFHADDRPYGLIQATVTRDDAPDAGPAWDHYTGLV
- a CDS encoding molybdopterin-dependent oxidoreductase encodes the protein MRTIVNGHPEDGEPRAGQSLRTYLREHAHVEVKKGCDAGDCGACAVLVDGVPVHSCITPAHRAEGAEVTTVAGLGTPDALHPMQEAFVEHFGFQCGFCTAGMIVTASTLGEDDLDDLPRRMKGSLCRCTGYRSIRESIHAGVAAGARGGARNLGSTGAVGTSAHPPAARRVVTGTEPFTFDAAVPGMLHLRVLGSPHAHARIVSIDTAAARAIEGVELVLTHEDVPGTRFSTGRHQHRTDDPDDTRMLDDVVRFVGQRVAAVVATTAAAAEEACRAIEVEYEELPAVFDPDAAREPGAPVIHPGRTPDDRVDEADRNVIAALHAGFGGDVEAALAASEVTVSGTWRTQRQSHAQLETHGSIAWIDDDGRLVVRSSTQVPFLVRAELARILDLPAERVRVHAARVGGGFGGKQELLTEDLVAVAALELGRPVGWELTRTEEFTRTTLRHPMRVSVRLGASREGLLTAMHVDVLSDTGAYGNHSRGVLFHACSESISLYRSPVKRVDAEAVYTNNPPSGAFRGYGLGQVIFGVESALDELALELGIDPFELRRRNVIRDGEPPFAWHDEPEAELQHGSYGIDQCLDLAEQALRRGNGVAAPEGPEWRVGEGMAAAMIATMAPRGHIAETTVTLRPDGTYLLGVGTSEFGNGTTTVHAQIVATDLGTGTDRIAIHQADTDATSHDTGAFASAGTTVAGKAVHAAALALREVLAVAAAGIAGCAPDAVVLDRDGALAGGRRVGFAELVAAVPADHRSPEGAFARGAEYGERRSLAYNVHAFRVAVDVRTGTVRILQSIQAADAGTVMNPEQCRGQVEGGVAQAIGGALYEEVMLDEGRVTTPVFRLYRVPQMADVPDTEVYFASTSDDLGPFGAKSMSESPYNPVAAAMGNAIRRAIGARPHELPFSRDRVWRLAATT
- a CDS encoding FAD binding domain-containing protein; this encodes MDLETVRAYRRATTRDDLALAPGERFVAGGTWLYSEPQVGTTGLVDLTTMGWAPLEEVDGGLRIGATCTIAELVAHPAWAPYPSHPLVFQCASALLASFKIWNAATVGGNVCRSFAAAGMVSLAVTLDGEAVVWAPDGGELRRPVADLVTGNGTNDLGAGEVLRAIDLPAHALAARTAFRKIALAELGRSGAVLTGRVDDDGRATFAITAATERPTVLRFDRIPDATTLRRAVEDAPGYYTDPLGTADWRRAVSVALLEDVREELAA
- a CDS encoding XdhC family protein; amino-acid sequence: MLELAQDVVARLGRGESFALATVTAITGSAPLPVGTSMLVDAHGRVAGSVSGGCVEGAVFELCGLALEDGVARTERFGIDDETAFAVGLSCGGELDVFVQPFPGRHSGADAAAGPFHAALAGSDAGVAVVVAGPPPLIGRVLPAGVPAAAITDADLVAAGIRSLRAERLRAEVDRTVATGRTGPVEVECDEAVLRLFVESRLAPPRLLVYGAVAFGDALAAAARPLGYRVTVCDPRPVFAAPERFPHADEVVVARPVEHLAATATDPRTVVCVLGHDARTDVPVLAAALRLPIAFVGALGSRRTHDERLRLLREAGVDDAALARLHSPIGLDLGAATPAETAVSILAEVVAARTGASGLPLRDVRGPIHCTTREGDDAPAPTPSTVVHAGRPAH